The Bacillus sp. Y1 genome includes the window AAGAAGTGGAATTATTAGCTATGGAGCTAGTGAGGTTTTCACCTCTTGCTCAAAAGGTTTGTAAAGCGGTGTTAAATGCAGCAGAGGAATCTCCGCTAAGTGCAGGACTAGATATCGAAGGAAAAGCATACGGACTGTTAAGAACAACAGATGATTTCCGTGAAGGGGTAGCTGCATTTGCTGAAAAGAGAAAACCTAATTTTACAGGGAAGTAAGAGAAGGGGAGGTTACCTCCCCTTTTTAGAGGGTGAACCTTAATTTCATTTTGTGGTTAATTTTCCGAATTTTCAAATAAAAGGAGGATTCGAAATGAGTGAATTTAATCTAGTTCAAAGTTTAAAAGGTGTTCCTAAATTCCTAAATCTTAATACCATAAGCGCGGGAACACTTGCGGCTATCTTTGGATGTACTGGTCCAGCGTTAATTGTTATTGGTGGTGCAGCTAGTGGAGGATTAACCCATCAACAAGCGATTTCTTGGTTATTTGCCATCTATTTCTTCGGAGGACTTTTAGGTATTTATTTAGCGTTAAAATATCGTCAACCCATTGCTGGTGCGTATTCGATTCCAGGTGCGGTGCTAGTTGCAGGAGCCCTTACGCAATTTTCGTTAAATGAAGCAGCTGGAGCTTATTTCGTTGCTGGTGTCCTAGTTCTTATTCTCGGTGTGACAGGACTCATCGGAAAAATCATGAGGTGGATCCCTTTACCAATTGTCATGGGAATGATTGTTGGAGCGATGATTCGCTTTGGAACGGGTATGATTACCTCTATTGAAGCAGCACCATTAATTGCGGGTTCTGCAGTTGTTGTCTATTTACTCTCCTCAAGATATCTTAAAAAAGTGCCACCTATTGTCTCTGCATTTGTCGTATCCATGGTTGTAGCCCTACTTTTAAACCAATTCAAAATGGGAGATATTGAAAGCGGATTCATAACACCTCAACTCGTTATGCCAAGCTTTAGTCTCGATGCCATTGTTTCCATCGCGATTCCACTTGCTCTGTTAGTCATTGGGGCAGAAAATGCACAAGCCACGGGGGTATTAATGGCTCAAGGCTATAAACCACCAGTCAATGCCATGACCGTTTGGAGTGGAATTGGAGGAATTATCACCTCATTCTTTGGAGGTCATAATGCAAATATAGCTGGCCCGATGACAGCCATTTGTTCATCTCAAGAAGCAGGTGAGAAGAAAGAAGGTCGCTATACAGCGGTAATTGTAAATGGAACATTATTTGCTTCCTTTGGTTTATTTGCAGGTGTTGTTGTTCCATTTGTCTCTGCCATGCCAGGAGTCTTAGTTGCTACTGTAGCAGGTCTTGCCATGATTGGTGTTCTCTTAAGTTCACTCCAAGCCGCTTTCTCTGATAGTAAATTTCAAATTGGAGCTTTTTTCGCATTAATTATCGCCATGTCAGGTGTAAGCTTCTTTAGTGTAAGTTCACCGTTCTGGGCCATTATTGGCGGAGTGGTTGTCTCTTTAATTATTGAAAAGAGTCATTTTACTGTTAAAAGCGAAGAAACATCAAAGGGTGAAACTGCCACGGTTGAAGTGGTTTAGTAGGATATAAACTAAAAAATAGTAGAGAAGAAGTTCGTTTAAGATACGAACTTCTTCTTTTTGTACATCAAAAAGAGACGTCCAATTCATTGTGAGTTTGCATGTTAACATGTTTAAATTTTCGATTCGATGAAAGCAGCCGCACCTGCTACTGCCAAAATCAAAAATACGGGATACGTAACTGGTACGTACACATATAAAAGTACCACCAATATCGAACTCCAGATTCCGGTACACCAATAACAGCTCAAGAGTTTCCCCATGAAATGACGTATGCCAGTTCCTTTAATGATTATTTCTTCTCCGGATTCATCCAAGAATGGCTTTCGAATAAATTCAGTAATGCTATCAAATACGATTAAATGTGTTAAACGGAATGAAGCCAAGATGAGAATTACCAGGTCAAACCATCCCAAATGCATGAAATCATCTCCTTGTGCAACAGAAAAAAAGCAAGAACGAGATTCTGCTTCTCTCCAAGAGCATTTTCTGCCTAAAGATAATATATGCACCTTCTCATTTTGGGTGAAATAGAGGATCTCATCCCTTCCCTTTCATTTGTATTTCAGAGTTAGGGTATAACCCATTTTTTCTCATCCAATATATTGGTCCAAGCGGCGGTTCCTTCCTTCTAATAAAATATCGGGATTAAAATGGTCTATATTTCTCGAACCGAATCCTGGTGCAGGGGGGTGATAATATGGGATGCGGATGCAGAGGTAACAAAAAGAAGCGTATGGAAAATAAGAAAAAACGAGTCAGAGAGGTACTCCAAAAGAGTCAGCAGGTTTCGACAGACGGATTAGGATCAACCCTTTCGGGGATTACACCAAATGAGCAGGCTCAAGCGGCTCCTAGAACGCCAGATCCTACTCCGGGAGATCCATCGAAGTCATCTTAGGTTATAACGCCACCAACAAGATTGACAAAATCGAATGTCTTTTGTTGTTTTGAGCATAGGTGTTGTAGTTGTTTAAGAGTACCATTCCTTTATGGTGCTCTTTTTGGTCAATGTCTAACTGTTTTACATTCGCATATCTGGTATATTAGTACTAAGATAGATTTTAAGAAAATAGTGATGTTGGGAGAACGAAATGAAATTTCTACTAAATTTATTCAAAAATAACAAACCAGAAGATCAAACAAAAACAGGAAATACTCCAACAACGACTAAAAAAGAAGAGAAGGAAAGAATTGCAAAACGTAAGGGTGAACTGGGTGAATATAAAATCGATATTCAACTAGACCAGCTTCCTAAAGAGTATAAATATCTAAGTGACATACTGATTAAAAACCCAAAAGGAAAGTCTGGATACTCACAAATCGACCACGTTGTTATCACTACCTATGGCATCATTGTCATTGAAACAAAGAACTATCAAGGTACTGTATATGGTGGAAAAAATAGAAAAACATGGTCTGTTAATGGAAAATTCAAGATGATGAATCCATTCATTCAAAACTATGGTCATATTCAAGCTATAAAAGATATTCTTGATAAGAAGTACCATGATTTATTTATATCGATGGTCTCCTTTACGAAACGATGCACGTTTAAAATAGATGAGTTAGATTTTAGGAAGATTGGTTCAAATGAATTAATTGTATATGATGTGGAATTGTCTGATTACATACATAGGAAGGTATCAGTTCTTAAGATACACCATAAAGAGCCACTATTAAATGAGAATGATATTAGCATTATATATAATGCAATTCTAGAAGCAAATATTGAGGACCAAGTGATCAGAGAAAAACACGTTCAATCTTTAAAAGGGGAAGTTGTGCCTCACAAAATTATAAAAGATAACAAACAAGATAACTGTATGGTTTGTAATAAGCCTGTATCGGATAAAGTGAAAGCATTTTGCTTATCAAACAAAAAGTTTAATGGAAAGATTTATTGTTTCGAACATCAAAATAAAAATTAGGAATGGTTATTTTGTTTTTCTTTCATAAGTTTAAATAAAAGGCCGACAGAACCTAAAATGTACCCATTAGGTAGAATTTTTCTACGTTTCTACTCTATAGGGTACATTTTATTAAATTAGGTGTTCTTTTTTTGTATTTTTATATTGAAGGCTTTACATGATGACTAGTTCCCCCATGACATACATGTACTATTTTATAGCATTCGGAGACTTGTACAAATGATAGTGAAATAAAAAAATTATAGAAATTAATGGGGGTAAAGATCCGTGACACCCAACTGTTAGAGCTTGCTTGGGGAGCTAATTACTGCGAGGGGAGATATGGTAATAGGTATAAGAAGGTGAATTAACTTTGTATGGAAATAATGTCTTATTGTTTTATTCTTAAAAAGCAGTAATCTAGATCTATGATAGAGATAATCGCCTTCTGCCTGATAAAGACATAATACATATTTAATAAGGAATGGATTTGATTTTCAAGTCTATAATAAATCAATCTTAGACACTTATGGAAATAGGAGTTTATGTCGAAAAAAGTGTTTAAAAATGACAAGGAAAATGACAGGAGACAAGCGAATATAAAGATTGCAAAATAAGAGTCTCCCTCCAGGAAGACTGTTATTTATAAATATGATAATGGGGGAACAGGAAATGGGTAAAAAGAGAATATACTTGCTGTTTTTAGTGATGTTTTTCTTGAGCATTACTTATGGTGTTGCTCACGCCTCTTCGACTGAGGAGATAAAGCAGTCAAATGTAAAAGGGGTAATTACAGAAAATGGAATTGCATTAGGGGATGCAGTGGTTTTCATTCGTGAGAAGGGGAAATTAAATTGGATTCAAACGATGACAGACTCTAATGGAGTGTTTAAGACTAAATTACATGATGGTACATTTGTTATTAAAGGTGTCAGAGAAAAAAACAAAAATTGGTATTCGACTAATGAAACCTTTGTTGTAATTGAAGGCAAAATTGAAGGTTTAAATGATGGAGAAATTGTTCTTTCACAGGTGCAAAAAGAGAAAAAGATTAGTGGAAATTCAGGTAGGATTAAAGGCAGGTTAAAAGAAGGAAACAAGGGATTACAGGCTGATTTGATAATTTCTAAATATAGTGAGAATGAGGAAGAAATTATTAGAGTATCTTCTGAAGATAATGGGAATTTTTTTGCTACACTTTCTGATGGTAATTATTTTCTATTTGGTGTAGAAATGGATGGTGGCTTTTATAGATATGAATTAGGATTTTCAGTAGTTAATGGAAACGTTACAGTAGACGGGGACCCGAATAAAAAACTATCAATCAATCTACCTATTAATACCTATTCTGGAAAAGTAGAAGATTCTACAACCACATTAATAGAAGCAAATATAGTCATAGAGAAGCGACTTTCTGAGGATGAATATAATACGGAATTTATTCAAAGTGTTATTACGGATCATACAGGGGCCTTCTGGTTAAGAGCGTTATCCGATGGGAAATATACTCTAAGTGTATACCATGAAACATATCATTCCTGGAATCATCTAATGTTTGAAGTTATAAATGGAAAAATTCATATTGATGGTTTGGAGGCGTCTTTCCTTCAAATCTCTATTCCGGACATTAATGTAAGTGGTCAAGTGTTGGAAGGAGAATTACCAATATCAAATGTATTTGTGGAGATTGAAAGCCAAACAGATGAGGGATATGATTGGTATAATACACAAACTGATGAGAACGGTAGTTTTCAATATAGATTAGAGGATGGAATGTATACGATCAGGTATATAGATGAACGTAATCGAAGAACGGAATTCAGTAT containing:
- a CDS encoding benzoate/H(+) symporter BenE family transporter; translation: MSEFNLVQSLKGVPKFLNLNTISAGTLAAIFGCTGPALIVIGGAASGGLTHQQAISWLFAIYFFGGLLGIYLALKYRQPIAGAYSIPGAVLVAGALTQFSLNEAAGAYFVAGVLVLILGVTGLIGKIMRWIPLPIVMGMIVGAMIRFGTGMITSIEAAPLIAGSAVVVYLLSSRYLKKVPPIVSAFVVSMVVALLLNQFKMGDIESGFITPQLVMPSFSLDAIVSIAIPLALLVIGAENAQATGVLMAQGYKPPVNAMTVWSGIGGIITSFFGGHNANIAGPMTAICSSQEAGEKKEGRYTAVIVNGTLFASFGLFAGVVVPFVSAMPGVLVATVAGLAMIGVLLSSLQAAFSDSKFQIGAFFALIIAMSGVSFFSVSSPFWAIIGGVVVSLIIEKSHFTVKSEETSKGETATVEVV
- a CDS encoding DUF1360 domain-containing protein; the protein is MHLGWFDLVILILASFRLTHLIVFDSITEFIRKPFLDESGEEIIIKGTGIRHFMGKLLSCYWCTGIWSSILVVLLYVYVPVTYPVFLILAVAGAAAFIESKI
- a CDS encoding nuclease-related domain-containing protein, encoding MKFLLNLFKNNKPEDQTKTGNTPTTTKKEEKERIAKRKGELGEYKIDIQLDQLPKEYKYLSDILIKNPKGKSGYSQIDHVVITTYGIIVIETKNYQGTVYGGKNRKTWSVNGKFKMMNPFIQNYGHIQAIKDILDKKYHDLFISMVSFTKRCTFKIDELDFRKIGSNELIVYDVELSDYIHRKVSVLKIHHKEPLLNENDISIIYNAILEANIEDQVIREKHVQSLKGEVVPHKIIKDNKQDNCMVCNKPVSDKVKAFCLSNKKFNGKIYCFEHQNKN